One window of the Podospora pseudopauciseta strain CBS 411.78 chromosome 4, whole genome shotgun sequence genome contains the following:
- a CDS encoding hypothetical protein (COG:S; EggNog:ENOG503PNQF), translating to MPRQPTFQSSITKFSAKPPGHDAARQRENQRRHRARVKGRICDLEATLASTQSKLDDALKQIEELHAEISRLRALQPPTLQANETSSLVTWHAGVDSSDIQESLNDIDDVPEPMPDSPMPASPQSTAAIEDSNNDGPLLPPTHPDESTITCRDAYAIITDRNISDLDSETMNQWLKPGFRRAAVPGSGCRIETHPAIGQRAEAPGVGLNINLQNLPRVIFPVAPHTTTTRMTHFNPLGHISIGVRDYVVSRAFYTAVLAPLGLRLVYDSGPVSDPSTGKVRTLGYGPDEEHELLNIFEHRDAATPGPGFHIAFNAPTRQAVVDFHAKAIEFGGTDNGTPGVREHYGRNYFAAFVVDPDGWRLEAVCKVPLEQEEPSETRR from the exons ATGCCACGCCAGCCTACGTTTCAAAGCAGTATCACCAAATTTTCAGCCAAACCTCCAGGTCACGACGCGGCGCGCCAGCGAGAGAACCAGCGACGTCATCGTGCCAGAGTCAAAGGGCGTATATGTGATTTGGAGGCCACATTGGCCAGTACCCAAAGCAAACTAGACGATGCGCTGAAGCAGATCGAGGAGCTCCATGCCGAAATCTCCCGACTACGTGCTCTCCAGCCTCCCACCCTCCAAGCCAACGAAACGTCAAGCTTGGTCACCTGGCACGCTGGCGTCGATTCATCAGACATCCAAGAGAGCCTTAATGATATCGACGATGTCCCAGAGCCGATGCCGGACAGTCCTATGCCGGCGTCACCCCAATCTACCGCCGCCATTGAAGATTCGAATAACGATggccctcttcttcccccaaCACATCCTGATGAATCAACCATTACCTGTCGTGACGCCTATGCTATAATAACGGACCGGAACATATCAGACTTAGACTCGGAGACGATGAACCAATGGCTTAAACCCGGATTTCGGCGAGCTGCAGTCCCTGGATCTGGCTGTCGGATCGAAACACAT CCTGCAATTGGCCAACGAGCAGAAGCACCTGGGGTGGggctcaacatcaaccttcAGAATTTACCTCGCGTGATCTTCCCGGTTGCACCGCATACAACAACTACCAGAATGACACACTTCAACCCCCTAGGTCACATCTCTATCGGGGTGCGTGACTACGTTGTCTCCCGGGCCTTTTACACGGCGGTTCTGGCGCCTCTCGGCCTCCGGCTCGTGTACGACAGCGGACCTGTTTCCGACCCATCCACCGGCAAAGTCCGAACACTTGGGTACGGCCCGGACGAAGAGCATGAGCTTCTCAACATCTTCGAGCACCGGGATGCCGCCACCCCGGGACCGGGGTTCCACATCGCCTTCAATGCGCCGACCAGACAAGCTGTCGTCGATTTTCATGCGAAAGCAATCGAGTTTGGGGGCACTGACAATGGGACACCTGGAGTGAGAGAGCACTATGGGAGGAATTATTTCGCTGCCTTTGTCGTTGATCCAGATGGTTGGAGGCTGGAAGCCGTTTGCAAGGTTCCCCTTGAGCAAGAAGAGCCTTCTGAGACAAGACGTTAG